The sequence below is a genomic window from Pseudomonadota bacterium.
GCACAATTCCTGGTCCCCCCTTTCCTCTGAAAGTACTGTCACTTCATCATTCTGCAGCGCCTCCGAAAGGAAGCTGAGTTCAATCGATCCGGCCTCTGTCGATGAAAGATGTTTGTACGAATGGCTATCCATCATCCACTGCAGGTACCTGGCAGAGTTTACGTGCCGGTTTACATCGATATCGGAGAAAAGCACGGAGAACCGGGCAAGTTCAATACCGCCCTTTAGTTCCTCTACCTTATCCGGATTAGTTTCTATCTCATCCCTTTCCGGCTGCCATGGAAAACTGTCTGGCTTCCGGTCAAGTCGTTGCGGCCGGCCA
It includes:
- a CDS encoding thioesterase, yielding MASATSSWMVLDRTSGRPQRLDRKPDSFPWQPERDEIETNPDKVEELKGGIELARFSVLFSDIDVNRHVNSARYLQWMMDSHSYKHLSSTEAGSIELSFLSEALQNDEVTVLSEERGDQELCSVRRTADGKELCRARFEWHRSQ